In Paralichthys olivaceus isolate ysfri-2021 chromosome 13, ASM2471397v2, whole genome shotgun sequence, the following are encoded in one genomic region:
- the LOC109632989 gene encoding DENN domain-containing protein 3 isoform X2 — MADHLAPALLEACVVVGASIDKLREVYQTINNNGAPEPLLLEPEVLHVLAPPFVSSQHDESDVVSSNGRRRRSFLKKKRQNPSAASAPSQAAEGRGGSEDVSVSYDIDLKALPQLCFPGGLHVTNEQKDEQFHFLVFTDVFGNKTHGVVMQCYQPILEGISYFHNEAGSSKFSKLFSAFSFCVISKYPYFTALRDCLSCLLIQLRTCRLSDMEDRVKEFAAKLSLVPIPPPGQLHLMFTLRPLTIVLPSRDDKDHPAIDLDLHLPFLCLRPQQILQVLSCLLQEQRVVLFSADWARLTLVAESFLLFLQPLSWQQPYVPVLARGMLDFLMAPTAFLMGCHLSHFEEVAAETDDLILINIDGGSVSTSCSDTLDLPQIPPAAADYFTQRCQSLQTHFDLDQCHQATCTDINEQRAQRRAWQHNLNHDIQRITLELIVNIFRDVSCHLNYEHRVFNSEEFLKTREPAEQLFYTKVLETHIFHFFLKDRLNRKMDNYARMEISTRTEMQKMKSMVEVARRPTMQEIQARRKSSITESRLNKRLGMSLPNLGDDQTLGFQKNNLLTRLILSDSALKTPPKPVKVFKLPDFPASLSFHSVQNYYSELIQNLSKAIFSVQNENSSLLARFYYLRGFINTLCLRRLDALSDFQNLYKTDTAIFPTQLVTWLVDSLHRDENQQADRRHELKRFILKVKTENEKPPVEPDERVKKFQLPRKHLHQDEFVRCVQECGIVKDVATIHRLFDALTEGKPKRVVPELFRLFYTFWKEKEAEAQDVNLPSEVIDHLDNSECVYKLSSCVRTSYGVGKIAMTQKRLFLLTEGQPGYLEITKFRDIQEVKIASAPFLLLRIPSLRIQTSGRPEVFEANLKAETELWNLVVKEMWAGRKMADQHKDPQYMTQALTNAMLMDAVMGCLHTHSSIVAASKLSYFDKIRHEVPMMVPKTTSETLKHKITPSLDMAEPQTVHVLLYTPGQLTCKDSDSEMNPKLWVALSGGKVVVFDAASWSMLQDCIQVGELQLNCMLGLVQEQVWIGSQDSVIYIIDTHSMSCNKQLTEHRHEVTGLTVDTSDQHNSQQTYSCSCDGTILLWDSVSLKVKRQFHLSCDRLSSIQIHDGTLWCCCDNSIVELKKTGTPQRRMPLPDDLQSMPSSFSSFIVIPEHGQLWTGCADSGELCLWNMNNHRHPFKRISLPGSSGVTCMIRVKDQIWVGCCGRNTVGGQCDGQMRSQVLVMNSESHTVTKELHAHSDSIQALCTAEDRYVLSGSACRDGKIAIWKVE, encoded by the exons ATGGCGGATCATCTGGCTCCTGCTCTGCTGGAAGCTTGCGTGGTTGTTGGAGCATCTATAGACAAACTCAGGGAGGTCTACCAG ACTATTAACAATAACGGGGCTCCTGAGCCCCTCCTGCTGGAGCCGGAGGTACTGCATGTCCTGGCGCCCCCCTTTGTCAGCAGCCAACACGATGAGAGTGACGTGGTGAGTTCAAATGGGAGGAGGAGACGCTCCTTTCTCAAGAAGAAGAGGCAAAATCCTTCTGCAGCCTCAGCCCCGAGCCAAG CTGctgaaggaagaggagggagtgaAGACGTGAGCGTTTCTTACGACATTGACCTCAAGGCTTTACCTCAGCTCTGCTTCCCTG GTGGACTCCACGTGACCAATGAACAGAAAGATGAACAGTTTCACTTCCTGGTTTTCACTGATGTCTTTGGCAACAAGACCCATGGAGTAGTGATGCAGTGCTACCAACCAATACTG GAAGGGATCTCATACTTTCACAATGAAGCCGGGTCCTCTAAGTTTTCTAAACTTTTCTCTGCCTTCAGTTTCTGTGTCATATCCAAGTATCCTTACTTCACTGCCCTCAGAGACTGTCTGTCATG tCTGTTAATCCAGCTGAGAACTTGTCGTCTATCAGACATGGAGGACAGAGTGAAGGAGTTTGCAGCCAAACTTTCACTTGTGCCAATCCCACCGCCTGGACAGCTGCATTTG ATGTTTACTTTGCGTCCTCTGACGATTGTCTTACCATCCAGAGATGACAAAGACCACCCAGCTATAGACCTAGACCTCCACCTGCCTTTCCTCTGCTTGAGACCACAACAAATACTGCAG GTGCTGTCTTGTCTCCTGCAGGAGCAGAGGGTGGTGTTGTTCTCTGCTGACTGGGCCAGACTCACACTGGTTGCAGAGAGTTTTTTGCTTTTCCTGCAG CCTCTGTCATGGCAGCAGCCTTATGTTCCCGTCCTGGCCAGAGGCATGCTGGACTTTCTCATGGCTCCCACCGCCTTCCTCATGGGCTGCCATCTCAGCCATTTTGAAGAGGTCGCTGCT GAAACAGATGATCTGATCTTGATCAACATTGATGGTGGAAGcgtttccacttcctgttctgacACTCTTGACCTTCCACAaattcctccagctgctgcagactaCTTCACACAGAG GTGCCAGTCACTGCAGACGCATTTCGACCTGGATCAGTGTCACCAGGCAACCTGCACCGACATCAACGAGCAGCGAGCGCAGAGACGAGCGTGGCAACACAACCTCAACCACGACATCCAGAGGATCACGCTGGAGCTCATCGTCAACATATTTAG GGATGTTAGCTGCCATCTTAACTATGAACATCGAGTGTTTAACAGTGAAGAGTTCCTGAAAACCAGAGAGCCGGCTGAGCAGCTGTTTTACACAAAG GTGTTGGAGACTCACATCTTCCACTTCTTTCTCAAGGATCGTCTCAACAGGAAAATGGATAATTACGCTCGCATGGAGATCAGCACTCGTACTGAGATGCAGAA AATGAAGtccatggtggaagtggcacgCAGACCCACCATGCAGGAGATTCAGGCACGGAGGAAGAGCTCCATCACAGAGAGCAGGCTGAACAAAAGACTGGGAATGAGTCTTCCTAACTTGGGAGACGACCAAACTCTCGGCTTCCAAAAAAACAATCTGCTGACGAGGCTCATCCTGTCTGACTCtg CTCTAAAGACCCCTCCGAAGCCTGTAAAGGTGTTTAAACTCCCAGACTTCCCGGCGTCTCTGTCCTTCCATTCGGTCCAGAATTATTACAGTGAGCTCATCCAGAACCTTAGCAAGGCCATCTTCTCCGTCCAAAACGAGAACTCTTCTCTGCTGGCCAG ATTCTACTACCTGCGTGGTTTTATCAACACCTTGTGTTTGCGGCGGCTGGACGCCCTGAGTGATTTCCAGAACCTCTACAAGACGGACACAGCCATCTTCCCCACGCAGCTGGTTACGTGGCTCGTGGACTCACTGCACAGGGACGAGAATCAGCAAGCCGACCGACGACATGAGCTCAAGAGATTCATCCTCAAG GTGAAGACAGAGAACGAGAAGCCGCCAGTGGAGCCCGATGAACGTGTTAAGAAGTTCCAGCTTCCCCGAAAACACCTGCATCAGGACGAGTTTGTGCGTTGTGTTCAAGAATGCGGGATTGTTAAGGATGTGGCGACCATACACCGTTTGTTTGATGCTCTCACGGAGG GCAAACCAAAGCGGGTGGTTCCTGAACTCTTCAGACTCTTTTACACCTTCTggaaggagaaggaggctgaGGCCCAAGATGTCAACCTGCCCAGTGAGGTCATTGACCACCTTGACAATAGCGAGTGCGTCTACAAGTTGTCATCCTGTGTCAGGACCTCCTATGGCGTTGGTAAAATCGCGATGACGCAGAAACGGCTTTTCTTGCTTACAGAGGGACAACCTGGGTACCTGGAAATCACCAAGTTCAGAGACATACAG GAGGTGAAGATCGCCTCAGCTCCGTTTCTACTACTGCGTATTCCCTCCCTTCGTATCCAGACCTCTGGCAGGCCTGAGGTGTTCGAGGCCAACCTGAAGGCAGAGACTGAACTCTGGAACCTCGTGGTCAAAGAGATGTGGGCCGGACGCAAGATGGCGGATCAACACAAG GACCCTCAGTATATGACTCAGGCCCTGACCAACGCCATGCTAATGGACGCTGTGATGGGCTGCCTGCATACCCACAGTTCCATTGTTGCTGCCTCCAAGCTGTCTTACTTTGACAAGATAAGGCACGAAG TGCCCATGATGGTTCCTAAAACTACCTCAGAGACTTTAAAACACAAGATCACCCCGTCGCTGGACATGGCTGAACCTCAGACTGTGCATGTGCTGCTGTACACACCAG GTCAGTTGACTTGCAAAGACTCAGACAGTGAGATGAACCCAAAGCTGTGGGTGGCTCTCAGTGGGGGCAAAGTGGTCGTGTTCGATGCAGCGAGCTGGTCCATGTTGCAGGACTGCATCCAGGTTGGAGAGCTGCAGCTG AACTGCATGCTGGGATTGGTCCAGGAGCAGGTGTGGATTGGCTCCCAGGACTCTGTGATCTACATCATTGACACTCACAGCATGTCCTGCAACAAGCAGCTGACTGAACACAGACATGAGGTGACCGGCCTCACGGTGGACACCAGCGATCAACACAACAG TCAGCAGACGTACTCCTGCAGCTGTGACGGGACGATCCTGCTGTGGGACTCCGTCAGCCTCAAGGTGAAGCGACAGTTCCACCTGAGCTGTGACCGTCTCTCCTCCATACAGATCCATGACGGCACGCTGTGGTGCT gTTGTGACAACAGCATTGTGGAACTGAAAAAGACGGGGACACCACAACGAAGGATGCCACTTCCTGACGACTTACAGAGCATGCCCAGTAGCTTCAGCAGCTTCATTGTCATCCCTGAG CACGGTCAGCTGTGGACGGGCTGCGCAGACTCAGGGGAGCTGTGTCTCTGGAACATGAACAACCACAGACATCCATTCAAAAGAATCTCCCTGCCCGGCAGTTCAGGGGTCACCTGTATGATCCGTGTCAAAGACCAG ATCTGGGTGGGCTGCTGTGGCCGGAACACTGTCGGAGGTCAGTGTGACGGTCAGATGAGGAGTCAGGTGTTGGTGATGAACTCCGAGAGCCACACTGTGACAAAGGAGCTGCACGCTCACTCAGACAGCATCCAGGCGCTCTGCACAGCTGAGGATCGCTACGTCCTGAGTGGCTCTGCATGCCGCGATGGCAAGATTGCCATATGGAAAGTGGAgtag
- the LOC109632989 gene encoding DENN domain-containing protein 3 isoform X1 encodes MADHLAPALLEACVVVGASIDKLREVYQTINNNGAPEPLLLEPEVLHVLAPPFVSSQHDESDVVSSNGRRRRSFLKKKRQNPSAASAPSQGVAAEGRGGSEDVSVSYDIDLKALPQLCFPGGLHVTNEQKDEQFHFLVFTDVFGNKTHGVVMQCYQPILEGISYFHNEAGSSKFSKLFSAFSFCVISKYPYFTALRDCLSCLLIQLRTCRLSDMEDRVKEFAAKLSLVPIPPPGQLHLMFTLRPLTIVLPSRDDKDHPAIDLDLHLPFLCLRPQQILQVLSCLLQEQRVVLFSADWARLTLVAESFLLFLQPLSWQQPYVPVLARGMLDFLMAPTAFLMGCHLSHFEEVAAETDDLILINIDGGSVSTSCSDTLDLPQIPPAAADYFTQRCQSLQTHFDLDQCHQATCTDINEQRAQRRAWQHNLNHDIQRITLELIVNIFRDVSCHLNYEHRVFNSEEFLKTREPAEQLFYTKVLETHIFHFFLKDRLNRKMDNYARMEISTRTEMQKMKSMVEVARRPTMQEIQARRKSSITESRLNKRLGMSLPNLGDDQTLGFQKNNLLTRLILSDSALKTPPKPVKVFKLPDFPASLSFHSVQNYYSELIQNLSKAIFSVQNENSSLLARFYYLRGFINTLCLRRLDALSDFQNLYKTDTAIFPTQLVTWLVDSLHRDENQQADRRHELKRFILKVKTENEKPPVEPDERVKKFQLPRKHLHQDEFVRCVQECGIVKDVATIHRLFDALTEGKPKRVVPELFRLFYTFWKEKEAEAQDVNLPSEVIDHLDNSECVYKLSSCVRTSYGVGKIAMTQKRLFLLTEGQPGYLEITKFRDIQEVKIASAPFLLLRIPSLRIQTSGRPEVFEANLKAETELWNLVVKEMWAGRKMADQHKDPQYMTQALTNAMLMDAVMGCLHTHSSIVAASKLSYFDKIRHEVPMMVPKTTSETLKHKITPSLDMAEPQTVHVLLYTPGQLTCKDSDSEMNPKLWVALSGGKVVVFDAASWSMLQDCIQVGELQLNCMLGLVQEQVWIGSQDSVIYIIDTHSMSCNKQLTEHRHEVTGLTVDTSDQHNSQQTYSCSCDGTILLWDSVSLKVKRQFHLSCDRLSSIQIHDGTLWCCCDNSIVELKKTGTPQRRMPLPDDLQSMPSSFSSFIVIPEHGQLWTGCADSGELCLWNMNNHRHPFKRISLPGSSGVTCMIRVKDQIWVGCCGRNTVGGQCDGQMRSQVLVMNSESHTVTKELHAHSDSIQALCTAEDRYVLSGSACRDGKIAIWKVE; translated from the exons ATGGCGGATCATCTGGCTCCTGCTCTGCTGGAAGCTTGCGTGGTTGTTGGAGCATCTATAGACAAACTCAGGGAGGTCTACCAG ACTATTAACAATAACGGGGCTCCTGAGCCCCTCCTGCTGGAGCCGGAGGTACTGCATGTCCTGGCGCCCCCCTTTGTCAGCAGCCAACACGATGAGAGTGACGTGGTGAGTTCAAATGGGAGGAGGAGACGCTCCTTTCTCAAGAAGAAGAGGCAAAATCCTTCTGCAGCCTCAGCCCCGAGCCAAG GTGTAGCTGctgaaggaagaggagggagtgaAGACGTGAGCGTTTCTTACGACATTGACCTCAAGGCTTTACCTCAGCTCTGCTTCCCTG GTGGACTCCACGTGACCAATGAACAGAAAGATGAACAGTTTCACTTCCTGGTTTTCACTGATGTCTTTGGCAACAAGACCCATGGAGTAGTGATGCAGTGCTACCAACCAATACTG GAAGGGATCTCATACTTTCACAATGAAGCCGGGTCCTCTAAGTTTTCTAAACTTTTCTCTGCCTTCAGTTTCTGTGTCATATCCAAGTATCCTTACTTCACTGCCCTCAGAGACTGTCTGTCATG tCTGTTAATCCAGCTGAGAACTTGTCGTCTATCAGACATGGAGGACAGAGTGAAGGAGTTTGCAGCCAAACTTTCACTTGTGCCAATCCCACCGCCTGGACAGCTGCATTTG ATGTTTACTTTGCGTCCTCTGACGATTGTCTTACCATCCAGAGATGACAAAGACCACCCAGCTATAGACCTAGACCTCCACCTGCCTTTCCTCTGCTTGAGACCACAACAAATACTGCAG GTGCTGTCTTGTCTCCTGCAGGAGCAGAGGGTGGTGTTGTTCTCTGCTGACTGGGCCAGACTCACACTGGTTGCAGAGAGTTTTTTGCTTTTCCTGCAG CCTCTGTCATGGCAGCAGCCTTATGTTCCCGTCCTGGCCAGAGGCATGCTGGACTTTCTCATGGCTCCCACCGCCTTCCTCATGGGCTGCCATCTCAGCCATTTTGAAGAGGTCGCTGCT GAAACAGATGATCTGATCTTGATCAACATTGATGGTGGAAGcgtttccacttcctgttctgacACTCTTGACCTTCCACAaattcctccagctgctgcagactaCTTCACACAGAG GTGCCAGTCACTGCAGACGCATTTCGACCTGGATCAGTGTCACCAGGCAACCTGCACCGACATCAACGAGCAGCGAGCGCAGAGACGAGCGTGGCAACACAACCTCAACCACGACATCCAGAGGATCACGCTGGAGCTCATCGTCAACATATTTAG GGATGTTAGCTGCCATCTTAACTATGAACATCGAGTGTTTAACAGTGAAGAGTTCCTGAAAACCAGAGAGCCGGCTGAGCAGCTGTTTTACACAAAG GTGTTGGAGACTCACATCTTCCACTTCTTTCTCAAGGATCGTCTCAACAGGAAAATGGATAATTACGCTCGCATGGAGATCAGCACTCGTACTGAGATGCAGAA AATGAAGtccatggtggaagtggcacgCAGACCCACCATGCAGGAGATTCAGGCACGGAGGAAGAGCTCCATCACAGAGAGCAGGCTGAACAAAAGACTGGGAATGAGTCTTCCTAACTTGGGAGACGACCAAACTCTCGGCTTCCAAAAAAACAATCTGCTGACGAGGCTCATCCTGTCTGACTCtg CTCTAAAGACCCCTCCGAAGCCTGTAAAGGTGTTTAAACTCCCAGACTTCCCGGCGTCTCTGTCCTTCCATTCGGTCCAGAATTATTACAGTGAGCTCATCCAGAACCTTAGCAAGGCCATCTTCTCCGTCCAAAACGAGAACTCTTCTCTGCTGGCCAG ATTCTACTACCTGCGTGGTTTTATCAACACCTTGTGTTTGCGGCGGCTGGACGCCCTGAGTGATTTCCAGAACCTCTACAAGACGGACACAGCCATCTTCCCCACGCAGCTGGTTACGTGGCTCGTGGACTCACTGCACAGGGACGAGAATCAGCAAGCCGACCGACGACATGAGCTCAAGAGATTCATCCTCAAG GTGAAGACAGAGAACGAGAAGCCGCCAGTGGAGCCCGATGAACGTGTTAAGAAGTTCCAGCTTCCCCGAAAACACCTGCATCAGGACGAGTTTGTGCGTTGTGTTCAAGAATGCGGGATTGTTAAGGATGTGGCGACCATACACCGTTTGTTTGATGCTCTCACGGAGG GCAAACCAAAGCGGGTGGTTCCTGAACTCTTCAGACTCTTTTACACCTTCTggaaggagaaggaggctgaGGCCCAAGATGTCAACCTGCCCAGTGAGGTCATTGACCACCTTGACAATAGCGAGTGCGTCTACAAGTTGTCATCCTGTGTCAGGACCTCCTATGGCGTTGGTAAAATCGCGATGACGCAGAAACGGCTTTTCTTGCTTACAGAGGGACAACCTGGGTACCTGGAAATCACCAAGTTCAGAGACATACAG GAGGTGAAGATCGCCTCAGCTCCGTTTCTACTACTGCGTATTCCCTCCCTTCGTATCCAGACCTCTGGCAGGCCTGAGGTGTTCGAGGCCAACCTGAAGGCAGAGACTGAACTCTGGAACCTCGTGGTCAAAGAGATGTGGGCCGGACGCAAGATGGCGGATCAACACAAG GACCCTCAGTATATGACTCAGGCCCTGACCAACGCCATGCTAATGGACGCTGTGATGGGCTGCCTGCATACCCACAGTTCCATTGTTGCTGCCTCCAAGCTGTCTTACTTTGACAAGATAAGGCACGAAG TGCCCATGATGGTTCCTAAAACTACCTCAGAGACTTTAAAACACAAGATCACCCCGTCGCTGGACATGGCTGAACCTCAGACTGTGCATGTGCTGCTGTACACACCAG GTCAGTTGACTTGCAAAGACTCAGACAGTGAGATGAACCCAAAGCTGTGGGTGGCTCTCAGTGGGGGCAAAGTGGTCGTGTTCGATGCAGCGAGCTGGTCCATGTTGCAGGACTGCATCCAGGTTGGAGAGCTGCAGCTG AACTGCATGCTGGGATTGGTCCAGGAGCAGGTGTGGATTGGCTCCCAGGACTCTGTGATCTACATCATTGACACTCACAGCATGTCCTGCAACAAGCAGCTGACTGAACACAGACATGAGGTGACCGGCCTCACGGTGGACACCAGCGATCAACACAACAG TCAGCAGACGTACTCCTGCAGCTGTGACGGGACGATCCTGCTGTGGGACTCCGTCAGCCTCAAGGTGAAGCGACAGTTCCACCTGAGCTGTGACCGTCTCTCCTCCATACAGATCCATGACGGCACGCTGTGGTGCT gTTGTGACAACAGCATTGTGGAACTGAAAAAGACGGGGACACCACAACGAAGGATGCCACTTCCTGACGACTTACAGAGCATGCCCAGTAGCTTCAGCAGCTTCATTGTCATCCCTGAG CACGGTCAGCTGTGGACGGGCTGCGCAGACTCAGGGGAGCTGTGTCTCTGGAACATGAACAACCACAGACATCCATTCAAAAGAATCTCCCTGCCCGGCAGTTCAGGGGTCACCTGTATGATCCGTGTCAAAGACCAG ATCTGGGTGGGCTGCTGTGGCCGGAACACTGTCGGAGGTCAGTGTGACGGTCAGATGAGGAGTCAGGTGTTGGTGATGAACTCCGAGAGCCACACTGTGACAAAGGAGCTGCACGCTCACTCAGACAGCATCCAGGCGCTCTGCACAGCTGAGGATCGCTACGTCCTGAGTGGCTCTGCATGCCGCGATGGCAAGATTGCCATATGGAAAGTGGAgtag
- the LOC109633020 gene encoding potassium-transporting ATPase alpha chain 1 — protein sequence MSKTDSYNMFEMDGEMDKKKSRKMKKKEKLEGMKKEMDIDDHEITIEELEMRYTTNVTKGLTSTFAQQVLERDGPNELKPPKGTPEYVKFARQLAGGLQCLMWVAAVICFIAFGIELGRGNLTCFDDLYLAITLITVVVVTGCFGYYQEFKSTNIIASFKNLVPQQAIVIRDGKKNQIHANQLVVGDLVEIKGGDRVPADIRIITGQACKVDNSSLTGESEPQTRSPDCTHENPLETRNIAFFSTTCLEGVATGVIINTGDRTIIGRIASLASGVGNEKTPIAIEIEHFVDIIAGLAIFFGFTFFVVAMFIGYAFLEAMIFFMAIVVAYVPEGLLATVTVCLSLTAKRLARKNCVVKNLEAVETLGSTSVICSDKTGTLTQNRMTVAHLWFDNQIHAADTTEDQSGQSFDQSSETWRSLARVATLCNRATFRPDQEGIPIPKRLVVGDASETALLKFTELTVGNIMDYRNRFKKVVEVPFNSTNKFQLSIHELEDPLDLRYLLVMKGAPERILERCTTILIKGQELPLDEQWKEAFQTAYMDLGGLGERVLGFCHLYLNEKEFPRGYRFDPDEMNFTTSGLCFAGLISMIDPPRATVPDAVMKCRTAGIRVVMVTGDHPITARAIAANVGIITEGSETVEDIAQRKRIPVEQVNKRDARACVISGGQLKDMSSDELDEALRNHPEMVFARTSPQQKLIIVESCQRLGSIVAVTGDGVNDSPALKKADIGIAMGIAGSDAAKNAADMILLDDNFASIVTGVEQGRLIFDNLKKSIAYTLTKNIPELTPYLIYITVSVPLPLGCITILFIELATDIYPSVSLAYEKAESDIMHLKPRNPRRDRLVNEPLAAYSYFQIGAIQSFAGFTDYFTAMAQEGWFPLLCVGLRSQWEDVHLQDLQDSYGQEWTFSQRLYMEYTCYTVFFVSIEICQISDVLIRKTRRLSVFQQGFFRNRVLVSAIVFQLCLGNLLCYCPGMPNIFNFMPIRVQWWFVPLPYGILIFIYDEIRKLGVRRYPGSWWDQELYY from the exons ATGAGTAAAACG GACTCTTACAACATGTttgagatggatggagagatggacaAGAAGAAGTCcagaaagatgaagaaaaaggagaagctggagggcatgaagaaagaaatggacATT GACGACCACGAGATTACAATTGAAGAGCTGGAGATGAGATATACCACGAATGTTACCAAG GGCTTGACGTCCACCTTTGCCCAGCAGGTCCTGGAGCGAGATGGTCCTAATGAGCTGAAGCCTCCCAAAGGAACCCCTGAGTATGTGAAGTTTGCCCGGCAGCTGGCCGGAGGGCTGCAGTGTCTGATGTGGGTCGCCGCTGTCATCTGCTTCATCGCCTTCGGAATCGAACTTGGGAGAGGGAACCTTACCTGCTTTGACGAT ctTTACCTGGCCATCACCCTGATTACTGTCGTCGTGGTAACTGGATGCTTTGGTTACTACCAAGAGTTCAAGAGTACAAACATCATTGCCAGCTTCAAAAATCTGGTGCCACAG CAAGCCATCGTGATCCGTGATGGTAAGAAAAACCAGATCCACGCCAACCAACTGGTGGTGGGAGATTTGGTGGAAATCAAAGGAGGAGACAGGGTGCCTGCTGATATTCGCATCATCACTGGTCAGGCCTGCAag gtgGATAACTCGTCCTTGACAGGCGAGTCTGAACCTCAAACCAGGAGTCCAGACTGTACTCATGAGAATCCACTGGAGACCAGAAACATTGCTTTCTTCTCTACCACTTGTCTGGAAG GTGTAGCCACCGGTGTGATTATTAACACGGGTGATCGTACCATCATCGGTCGGATCGCCAGCTTGGCGAGCGGCGTCGGCAATGAGAAGACGCCCATCGCTATAGAAATCGAGCATTTTGTGGACATCATTGCTGGACTTGCGATCTTCTTCGGGTTTACTTTCTTTGTGGTGGCCATGTTCATTGGATACGCCTTCCTGGAAGCCATGATCTTCTTCATGGCTATCGTGGTGGCTTATGTGCCAGAGGGGCTCCTTGCTACAGTCACT GTATGTCTGTCTCTGACTGCTAAACGACTCGCCAGGAAGAACTGTGTTGTGAAGAACCTGGAGGCTGTGGAGACATTAG gCTCCACTTCAGTGATCTGCTCTGATAAGACTGGCACCCTGACCCAGAACAGGATGACTGTGGCTCACCTTTGGTTTGACAACCAGATCCACGCTGCTGACACCACTGAAGACCAGTCTG GCCAAAGTTTCGACCAGTCATCAGAGACTTGGCGATCACTGGCGAGAGTGGCTACCCTGTGTAACAGAGCGACATTCAGACCCGATCAGGAAGGAATACCTATTCCTAAG AGACTCGTCGTGGGAGATGCGTCAGAGACGGCTCTGCTGAAGTTCACTGAGCTCACCGTGGGGAACATCATGGACTACCGTAATCGCTTTAAGAAAGTGGTGGAAGTGCCCTTCAACTCCACCAACAAGTTCCAA CTGTCTATTCATGAACTGGAGGATCCACTGGACCTGCGCTACCTGCTGGTGATGAAGGGAGCACCGGAGCGAATCTTAGAGCGCTGCACCACTATTCTGATAAAAGGCCAGGAGCTGCCACTGGATGAGCAGTGGAAAGAAGCTTTCCAGACTGCTTACATGGACCTGGGAGGACTGGGAGAGAGAGTACTGG GTTTCTGTCATCTCTATCTTAACGAAAAGGAGTTCCCTCGTGGTTATCGTTTTGACCCTGATGAGATGAATTTCACCACATCAGGACTGTGCTTTGCTGGTCTCATCTCAATGATTGACCCCCCGAGAGCCACCGTACCCGACGCAGTGATGAAATGTCGTACTGCTGGCATCAGG gttgtcatggtgactggagACCATCCCATCACAGCGAGGGCAATCGCAGCTAATGTTGGCATCATCACAGAAGGCAGTGAAACAGTGGAAGATATCGCCCAGAGGAAGCGCATACCTGTGGAGCAAGTCAACAAGAG GGATGCCCGTGCTTGTGTGATCAGCGGTGGTCAGCTGAAAGACATGAGCAGTGATGAGTTGGACGAGGCCCTGAGGAACCACCCTGAGATGGTGTTTGCAAGAACATCACCTCAGCAGAAACTGATCATTGTGGAGAGCTGTCAGCGTCtg GGCTCCATCGTCGCTGTAACAGGTGATGGTGTGAACGACTCTCCAGCTCTCAAGAAGGCCGACATTGGCATTGCCATGGGGATCGCTGGTTCAGATGCTGCCAAGAACGCTGCAGACATGATCCTGTTGGATGACAACTTCGCTTCCATCGTCACCGGAGTGGAACAAG GCCGTCTTATCTTTGATAACCTGAAGAAGTCTATTGCCTACACACTGACCAAAAACATTCCTGAGCTGACTCCATATCTGATCTACATCACCGTCAGCGTGCCTCTTCCTCTCGGCTGCATCACCATCCTCTTCATCGAACTGGCCACTGACATC TacccctctgtgtctctggccTACGAGAAAGCAGAGAGTGACATCATGCACCTGAAGCCCAGGAACCCTCGTCGTGATCGTCTAGTAAACGAACCCTTGGCTGCGTACTCGTACTTTCAGATTG GAGCCATCCAGTCTTTTGCAGGTTTTACAGATTATTTCACAGCGATGGCCCAGGAGGGCTGGTTCCCACTCTTGTGTGTCGGCCTACGTTCTCAGTGGGAGGACGTTCACCTTCAAGACCTACAGGACAGCTATGGTCAAGAATGG ACATTCAGCCAGAGGTTGTACATGGAGTACACCTGCTACACTGTGTTCTTTGTCAGCATAGAGATCTGTCAGATTTCTGACGTGCTGATCAGAAAGACTCGACGTCTCTCTGTGTTCCAGCAAGGCTTCTTCAG GAACCGTGTCCTGGTTTCTGCCATCGTCTTCCAGCTGTGTCTCGGTAATCTGCTTTGTTACTGCCCGGGAATGCCCAACATCTTCAATTTCATGCCTATCAG GGTCCAGTGGTGGTTTGTTCCTCTTCCATATGGTATTTTAATCTTTATCTACGATGAGATCAGGAAATTAGGAGTCAGAAGATATCCAGGAA GTTGGTGGGATCAGGAGTTATACTACTGA